In Desulfosudis oleivorans Hxd3, the DNA window GGCCCTGCCCTCCAGCACCTTTGACTGGGAGATGACCGACGGCCTGGCCCAGATTCCAATAGAGGAACGGAACCCCGACGAGGTGCGCTGCGTGGAAGGACTGTGCCCCGACGGCCGGGTGGAAAAGGTGCGCATCGTGCCGGAGAACAGCCGGGCCGCCAACTACGCCTTTGACGTCACCCCGGCCCGCCTGGTCACCGGTTTTATAACCGAGCGGGGCGTGTGCGGCGCCGGCAGGGACCAGGTGCTGGCCCTGTTCCCGGAAAAGCGTTGACACCCTGTGTTGATCTTGCTATAGACGGTGGGCATAAACACCGGGATTTGATATTTATTGCCTGTTTAACGATTCAAAAAGGAGATGGTATAGATGGCGGATTCAAGCAAGACCCAGCATGTTCCCCTGCCAAAGGAGACCGTGGCGTTTTGCTGCGGCAACTGCGGCGCTGTTGCCCTTGATGCGAACAATATCTGCAACCCCGTTGGACGGCTTAAAAAAGCGGACTGGTGCGGATCCAAGGACCTGCCTCCGCCCCAGAGCTGCCACAACCGGGTGAACAACGACCGGTATTCATGCGAAAAGTGCGGCAAAACCGCCATTAACGCACCGCTGCTCTGCGAACCCAAGAAAATGGATATTTCCAAGTAACGGACCTGTAAAACTGTTTTTGTTTTTTACCGGGCGGCGCGGAGAATCCGTGGCCGCCCGGTTTGCGTGGACGTCATGTGGTCTGTTCGGGGTGGGGCGGCGTGATCTCCGGGTATTTGAGAAAAAATCCGGAAAGGCCGGCAGGACTTGCCTCCAGTGCCTGCTGGGGGCAGCACTCCACGCAGCACAGGCAGCTGACGCATTTTTCCTTTTCAAACACCGGGGTCTGCTGTTTTTCCCACACAATGGCCCGGTTGGGGCAGATGTTAAAACAGTCCCCGCACATCACGCAGGTTTCTTTTTTCTTCAGCACCGGCATGCGTCGCATGTACTTGTAAATCACGGTCCGGGCGATAAAATTGTTCAACAGGCTGGCCGTGGTGGTGGAGGTGATGCCCGCCTTGCGTTTCAGTTGTACCGTCTCAATGGAAAGCCCCTTGATCTCGATTTCATCCATGTCTGTGACGCCCAGTCCCCGTTCGCGGCATGCGGCCAGGTGGGGAACGGCCCGAACCCCGTCAATGCGGCCGATGGCCAGCATCACCATGTCCACGGCCGCCTCGTCATACCCGGCCAGCACCAGTCCCACGGGCCGCATGAACCCGTTGGCCGGGCCGCCCGGGCCTTCCATGAGTTTTCGGGCATCCATCACCACGATCCGTTTTTTGCCCTGGGCCAGAAAAGCCTCGTAGTTGTCGGCCAGCACATGGCCGAACTCGGCCGGGTTTCTGCCGTGCAGGTGGCACCGGGCCTTTTCCCCGCCGGGAATGATCCCCCAGTAGTTTTTCACGGCCCCGGTGTAGGCGGCCTCAATGTGGGACTTGGGCCGGCACAGGTTGACGATGCAGTCCGCCTCCACCACGGGTTTGGCGATGTGAAACCGCTTCATGTGGCGGGCTTTAGGGTTTTCTACCAGCACCCCGCCCGACTCAAATTCGGCATAGGCGATTTTTTCTGCTTCCAGCACGGCGTCCATGCCCACACCACGCATGACGCTGGCGGCCCGGTGCCGAAACTGGCCCGGCGAGTCGCCCGCCTTCAGGTTGGCGTTGAGCGGCCGGATAAACCGGGCCACGGCGGCAAGAAAGTCGGCTTCCGTGCAGGCGTTGCGGATTCTCATCAGCAGGTTGGGTTTGAACAGAACAGTGTCGTCGGGCGCGATGTAACGGTCTGCCCCGATCAGGGAGAGGGCCTCGGCGACCGCCGCATCAAGACCTTCATAATCGGCGGTCCGGACAATGGCAACGGTGGTCTTGTATTCCATTATTAACCTCCTGTTTTGATATACGGTTTCCGGTCCTGCAGTTGTTTATTGGGCACCCCACAACGTCCGTGTCATGTCGACAATTGTCTGGCGCTGGTCGCTGTTCAGCGGGCAGAAGGGGGAGTTGTCAAAAGTGGTATCCCGGTTTTCCACGACCAGCAATCTGGCGTCTTTGCTCAGGGTGTGGGTGTGCCATACCGCCTTTTTGACGTTGTAAACCTTTAAAGGCGCCATGTCTTCCGCGAATACTGTTGTCACTGTGTCTTCACCCTCGCCGATAAACAGGATACAGCGGCCGGCCAGCAGCACAAACACCTCGTCGGTCTCGTTGTGGCGCTGCATGGAGGCAAGGTTTTCCGGCAGCAGGTCGTCGCTGTAGTTTAATATGGCCACCCGCCAGCTTTGATAATCGACCACGGGCCGGTAGCCCTCATTATTATATTCGCGGACCTCAAGCAGGGATTCAGGAACATTCATTTTTTTCACCGGCCAAAAGCATATTCTTGAAAAGCGGTTCTATTGTTTCCGGCTGTTTTTTTCCTCAGGGGTGACCTGTTGCTGCGGCCTCATGAGTCCGGCCAGTCCTCTGGAGGCTCTGCCGATGGGGCAGTAGGTAAACGGGCAGTAGCGGCAGCCGAGTGCCCCCAGAGATACAAGCGCGGTTGCGAACACAGCCAGCCACAGCCCTGTCAGGGGTGCCCCGCCCAGCCGCCAGGCATAGGGCAGGGGAATGATCGAGAGGACCGCAAAGGAGACAATGTCCAGCCAGAGGCCGATGGCCAGGGGCGTGCCCGGCCGCTGCGCAAACATCAGGGGCACCAGCCGGCCCATGATGGTGGAGCAGTTTTTCCCGTAGTAAGGGCAGGGCGCGCAGATCAGGTAGCGCAGGGGAACAAAAAACAGGAAGAAGGCCGTCAGCCAGACGTCCAGCATGACCCGGCTGGTATGCCACAGGATATAAAGGGCCATGCCCACAATCACCGGCCAGGGCAGGAATGTGATAAAGGCGACATATTTCGGCCAGGGCGGGTCGGGCGGGCAGCCCGCACATGCAGGGGCTTTTTCTGTGGTATCCGGTTTTTTCATTTTCCCTCCCTTTTTCTGTTGTGACATGAGATAGAAAACACTAAAAACGTTAATAAATCAAGGAATCATGTTGATGTTTCTTTACCGGGTCGCTGCCGGTGCTGATCTTTTCCACAACATCATTTTCCCAATGCTTGATTTTCCGGCAAGCAGCGATTATGGTCTAACCCGGATATTTTATGAACTATCCGGGTTAAAAAACATCATATCGGGCGAGAGGCCTTTTCGATTATGCAGAATGATTTTGTCCACAGGTTTTTGTTTGACGAGGCGGATCTCATTATGGAGGATGAGAAACGATCTGTGCCGATGGTGATGGATGCCAGCAAAGAAGGGTGGGTCGGTATTCCCCATGGCGGCATCGGCATGGGCGCGATTGTTGAACTGGCCAATGACTTTGCTCATTGCACATGCGACAACGATCTCAAATACCCGGTTCAGTGCAGTTTTCGCATGGGGGGCAGTGAGGTGAGAGTCGGCGATGCGGTCACCGTGGAGGCGGTCCCCACCGGGTCCGGTATATCCGGCCGCGTCATCCCTGAAGGATCAGAAACTCCCTATATTACAGCTGAAATCGGGTGTGGAGTGGAAAACCCGGAGCCGGAGGATGGCTTCAGAGAATATATCCCGGAAAACTTTTCCCGTCTGTCCGGCAGGCTCGAGCACATCCCGTACTATCTGAACTGTTTTGTCTGCGGGGTCAACCGTTCGGCGCCGGGGCTGAAACGGCAGTTTCATCTATGGGAAAGTCCGCATGGCAGTATTGCCTGTGCTTTTTCCGGGTTTAATACCGAAGAT includes these proteins:
- a CDS encoding DUF362 domain-containing protein is translated as MEYKTTVAIVRTADYEGLDAAVAEALSLIGADRYIAPDDTVLFKPNLLMRIRNACTEADFLAAVARFIRPLNANLKAGDSPGQFRHRAASVMRGVGMDAVLEAEKIAYAEFESGGVLVENPKARHMKRFHIAKPVVEADCIVNLCRPKSHIEAAYTGAVKNYWGIIPGGEKARCHLHGRNPAEFGHVLADNYEAFLAQGKKRIVVMDARKLMEGPGGPANGFMRPVGLVLAGYDEAAVDMVMLAIGRIDGVRAVPHLAACRERGLGVTDMDEIEIKGLSIETVQLKRKAGITSTTTASLLNNFIARTVIYKYMRRMPVLKKKETCVMCGDCFNICPNRAIVWEKQQTPVFEKEKCVSCLCCVECCPQQALEASPAGLSGFFLKYPEITPPHPEQTT